From a region of the Triticum aestivum cultivar Chinese Spring chromosome 7D, IWGSC CS RefSeq v2.1, whole genome shotgun sequence genome:
- the LOC123167026 gene encoding protein PECTIC ARABINOGALACTAN SYNTHESIS-RELATED — protein sequence MAELRHGTVAAAAARASGSPAKRDAEAASASASASASSPFLSSPRGGGDGGKDGALRPPPPLHQRYPLPAAVRALLALEDPRSPSAPASYRILLAVLACAALGALVSAPSVWSRLNAPYLCRKDGIRLQCPGVSNSLWENPHAAATSWKPCAERRRDEISDLVPENETSGYIFIHAEGGLNQQRIAICNAVAIAKIMNATLILPVLKQDQIWKDQTKFEDIFDVDHFINYLKDDVRIVRDIPDWFTEKDELFTSIRRTVKNIPKYAPAQFYVDNVLPRIKEKKIMSIKPFVDRLGYDNVPMKINRLRCRVNYHALKFLPGIEEMADKLATRMRNRTGNVNPYMALHLRFEKGMVGLSFCDFAGTREEKAMMAEYRQKQWPRRFKNGSHLWSLALEKRKEGRCPLEPGEIGFILRAMGYTKETQIYVASGQVYGGNNRMAPLRNMFPNLVTKEDLASKEEIEHFKKHVTSLAALDFLVCLKSDVFVMTHGGNFAKLIIGFRRYMGRHRLKSIKPDKGLMSKFFGNPYMPWANFVEDVMITHQTRTGLPEATFPHYDLWENPLSHCMCRA from the exons ATGGCCGAGCTGCGGCAcggcacggtggcggcggcggcggcccgcgcCTCCGGCTCGCCCGCGAAGCGCGACGCGgaggccgcctccgcctccgcctccgcctccgcctcctcccccttcctctcctccccacgcggcggcggcgacggcggcaaggACGGCGCGCTGCGCCCGCCCCCTCCGCTCCACCAGAGGTACCCGctccccgccgccgtccgcgcccTCCTCGCGCTCGAGGACCCGCGGTCGCCCTCGGCCCCGGCCTCCTACCGGATCCTGCTCGCCGTCCTCGCCTGCGCCGCCCTCGGCGCGCTCGTCTCCGCCCCCTCCGTGTGGTCGCGCCTC AACGCGCCCTACCTGTGCCGCAAGGATGGGATTCGGCTCCAGTGCCCCGGG GTGAGCAACTCTCTGTGGGAGAATCCGCATGCCGCCGCCACGTCTTGGAAGCCGTGTGCCGAGCGACGCAGGGACGAGATCtcag ATCTTGTGCCAGAGAACGAAACTTCTGGGTATATTTTTATTCATGCTGAGGGAGGATTGAACCAGCAACGAATAGCT ATATGTAATGCTGTTGCAATTGCTAAGATAATGAACGCCACACTTATTTTGCCTGTGCTGAAGCAGGATCAAATATGGAAAGATCAAAC GAAATTTGAAGATATCTTCGATGTAGATCATTTTATAAATTATTTGAAGGATGATGTCCGCATTGTTCGAGATATTCCTGACTGGTTCACAGAAAAAGATGAGCTGTTCACCAGTATAAG GCGTACTGTAAAAAACATCCCAAAATATGCACCAGCGCAGTTTTATGTTGATAATGTACTTCCAAGGATCAAAGAGAAAAAGATAATGTCTATCAAACCATTTGTTGATAGATTGGG GTATGATAATGTTCCAATGAAGATTAACCGGCTCAGATGCAGAGTTAATTATCATGCCTTAAAGTTTCTACCTGGCATTGAAGAAATGGCTGACAAACTGGCAACAAGGATGCGGAATCGAACTGGGAATGTAAATCCATACAT GGCTCTTCATCTTAGATTCGAGAAAGGAATGGTGGGTTTATCCTTTTGTGATTTTGCTGGAACCAGAGAGGAGAAAGCAATGATGGCTGAATATAGACAGAAACAATGGCCAAGACGCTTCAAG AATGGATCTCACCTTTGGTCTTTAGCACTGGAAAAGAGAAAAGAAGGCCGCTGCCCGCTTGAGCCTGGGGAAATAGGTTTCATTCTGCGTGCAATGGGATATACGAAGGAGACTCAGATATATGTTGCATCAGGGCAAGTGTATGGTGGAAACAATAGAATGGCACCGCTGAGGAATATGTTCCCCAATTTG GTTACCAAAGAAGATCTCGCAAGCAAGGAGGAGATAGAGCATTTCAAGAAGCATGTAACCAGCCTTGCTGCATTGGACTTCCTGGTATGCCTGAAGTCGGACGTATTCGTCATGACCCATGGCGGCAATTTTGCGAAGCTGATCATCGGCTTCCGCCGCTACATGGGGCGACATAGGCTCAAGTCTATCAAGCCGGACAAGGGGCTCATGTCGAAGTTCTTCGGCAACCCATACATGCCATGGGCGAATTTCGTGGAGGATGTGATGATCACTCACCAGACACGAACAGGCCTCCCCGAGGCCACCTTCCCGCACTATGACCTCTGGGAGAACCCCCTCTCCCATTGCATGTGTAGAGCATAA
- the LOC123167027 gene encoding uncharacterized protein, producing MARRPQRWTRNLSSGESTRFPLSASQQAVVAIAELVYWATVDDGADESVSVRVAVHANTGEETETFVLSPESPVLGLRSPVMNQEFSLEVRSAAHAVVRLYGFLLTVPPEPGTADDELDMSCPGDDELVEMEYSPEGRRFLGGPAPWFAAAGCTAGCMRVAVVEDDQEEAAADSKEILVLYRYAPFSVSSDGVVARGSTRAHLLRFMATGDHTARSLAWAGSSLVRLIYPGDFSEQLQELWSSLASQVSVLPRAARVEVFVDVGVLRRSVFVDDSILRRSYYTPERMEWMRSVLEETVEEPWPVRFTGMELHLPEPMRRDHDKDEAALDDDDTDAGERPAKRRRVVAAGDDCPVCLQLLEGDDLVAWPGCGKPHVFHGACLERVLVESKTCPICRRALYVEPK from the coding sequence ATGGCGCGGCGGCCGCAGAGGTGGACCAGGAACCTCAGCAGCGGCGAGTCCACGAGGTTTCCCTTGAGCGCCAGCCAGCAGGCGGTAGTCGCCATCGCCGAGCTCGTCTACTGGGCGACAGTTGACGACGGAGCCGACGAGAGCGTGAGCGTGCGCGTGGCCGTACACGCCAACACCGGCGAGGAGACGGAGACGTTCGTGCTGTCGCCGGAGAGccccgtcttggggctgaggtccCCGGTGATGAACCAGGAGTTCTCGCTGGAGGTCCGCTCCGCTGCCCACGCGGTTGTTCGGTTATATGGTTTCCTTCTCACAGTGCCGCCTGAACCCGGGACGGCGGACGACGAGCTCGATATGAGCTGCCCCGGCGACGACGAGCTGGTGGAAATGGAATACTCCCCCGAGGGCCGGCGGTTTCTTGGAGGCCCGGCGCCGTGGTTCGCCGCCGCGGGGTGcacggccggctgcatgcgggtCGCCGTCGTGGAGgacgaccaagaagaagcagcagcagacaGCAAGGAGATCCTGGTGCTCTACCGCTACGCCCCCTTCTCGGTATCATCGGACGGCGTGGTCGCGCGAGGGAGCACCAGGGCGCACCTGCTCCGGTTCATGGCCACCGGCGACCACACGGCGAGGTCGCTGGCGTGGGCCGGGTCGTCTCTGGTCCGGCTGATATACCCCGGTGACTTCAGCGAGCAGCTCCAGGAGCTATGGTCGAGCCTGGCGTCGCAGGTGAGCGTGCTGCCGCGTGCCGCGCGCGTCGAGGTGTTCGTCGACGTCGGCGTCCTCCGGAGGTCGGTGTTCGTCGACGACAGCATCCTCCGGAGGTCGTACTACACGCCCGAGCGCATGGAGTGGATGCGCTCCGTGCTGGAGGAGACGGTGGAGGAGCCGTGGCCCGTGCGCTTCACCGGCATGGAGCTGCACCTGCCGGAGCCGATGCGGCGCGACCATGATAAAGACGAAGCCGCCCTCGATGACGATGACACGGACGCCGGTGAACGGCCAGCAAAGCGAAGGAGGGTCGTCGCCGCCGGGGACGATTGCCCCGTCTGCTTGCAGCTGCTCGAGGGCGACGACCTCGTCGCGTGGCCCGGGTGCGGCAAGCCCCACGTCTTCCATGGCGCGTGCTTGGAGCGCGTCCTCGTGGAGAGCAAGACGTGCCCTATTTGCAGGCGCGCGCTGTACGTCGAGCCTAAATAA